Proteins encoded by one window of Kribbella flavida DSM 17836:
- the folK gene encoding 2-amino-4-hydroxy-6-hydroxymethyldihydropteridine diphosphokinase → MTETPSPHVIDADTLSGGLKPIRQVILSLGSNLGDREAHLQGAVDALRDTPDVVVVDVSPVYETQPVGGPEESGPYLNVVLLADTTLAVETLLDRAHAVEQAFGRERSVPGAPRTLDVDLITYGKKTIQTDELTVPHPRAHERAFVLAPWLDIEPDAELPGVGPVADLLAQVGTEGVRKLDDLTIELQ, encoded by the coding sequence GTGACTGAGACCCCTAGTCCCCACGTCATCGACGCGGACACCCTCAGCGGTGGCCTGAAGCCGATCCGCCAGGTGATCCTGTCGCTCGGCAGCAATCTCGGCGACCGTGAGGCGCACCTGCAGGGCGCTGTCGACGCTCTGCGGGACACCCCGGACGTCGTGGTCGTCGACGTCTCGCCGGTCTACGAGACCCAGCCGGTCGGTGGGCCCGAGGAGTCCGGCCCGTACCTGAACGTCGTGCTGCTGGCCGACACCACGCTGGCCGTCGAGACGCTGCTGGACCGCGCGCATGCCGTCGAGCAGGCGTTCGGTCGCGAGCGCAGTGTGCCGGGAGCGCCGCGCACGCTGGACGTCGACCTGATCACCTACGGCAAGAAGACGATCCAGACCGACGAGCTGACCGTGCCGCACCCGCGGGCGCACGAGCGCGCGTTCGTGCTGGCGCCCTGGCTGGACATCGAGCCGGACGCCGAGCTGCCCGGGGTCGGGCCGGTCGCCGACCTGCTGGCCCAGGTGGGCACCGAGGGCGTCAGGAAGCTCGACGACCTGACCATCGAGCTGCAGTAG
- a CDS encoding helix-turn-helix domain-containing protein, producing MPQTRGIPRPVSRALADIGSHLATWRRLQQLTAGQVGDRAGVSRATVQRLEAGDGASLENTLRIARALGVMDLLVAAVDPYSTDVGRLRADQELPQRVRQPGRKRRDGDAES from the coding sequence ATGCCGCAGACTCGTGGGATTCCCAGGCCCGTCAGTCGCGCGCTGGCTGATATCGGCAGCCACTTGGCGACGTGGCGGCGCCTGCAGCAGTTGACCGCCGGACAGGTCGGTGATCGCGCGGGTGTTTCCAGGGCGACGGTGCAGCGTCTGGAAGCCGGCGACGGCGCAAGCCTGGAGAACACGCTTCGCATCGCCCGAGCGCTCGGCGTCATGGACCTCCTGGTGGCAGCAGTCGATCCCTACAGCACAGATGTCGGTCGTCTCCGAGCGGACCAAGAGCTGCCACAGAGGGTCCGGCAGCCTGGACGCAAGCGAAGGGACGGCGATGCCGAGAGCTAG
- a CDS encoding nuclear transport factor 2 family protein gives MTEEQPGARRAEPSGENAVLTANTAFYNAFEAGDLDLMAAVWLPEPDPVCIHPGNAAISGYSEMMRAWAMIFANTPYIQFFLTDVQVRVDEDVAYVTCTENVLSSGEGAPEEGFAGGKAFATNVFRRTSSGWRLWIHHASPVLSSGGPQEEAE, from the coding sequence ATGACCGAGGAGCAGCCGGGAGCGCGGCGGGCGGAGCCGTCGGGCGAGAACGCCGTGCTGACCGCGAACACGGCGTTCTACAACGCGTTCGAGGCCGGCGACCTGGACCTGATGGCGGCGGTCTGGCTGCCGGAGCCCGACCCGGTCTGCATCCACCCGGGCAACGCGGCCATCTCCGGGTACTCCGAGATGATGCGGGCCTGGGCGATGATCTTCGCCAACACGCCGTACATCCAGTTCTTCCTGACCGACGTGCAGGTACGCGTGGATGAAGACGTGGCTTACGTCACGTGTACGGAGAATGTCCTGTCGTCGGGTGAAGGGGCCCCGGAGGAGGGGTTCGCCGGTGGCAAGGCGTTCGCGACCAACGTGTTCCGGCGAACTTCTTCCGGCTGGCGGTTGTGGATCCACCATGCCTCCCCGGTACTGTCGTCTGGGGGTCCACAGGAGGAGGCGGAATGA
- a CDS encoding DUF3180 domain-containing protein has translation MSGSPGPGRASGQEPPRPGSVRPTSRWLLVAIAVLGAAIGLTMVQAIESGGGVAPTVSLLTLVAWAFLAALLFAAARNTHQRIQVRRERIEPSRAVFLLLLGKASAFVGALCTGVYAGFALSFLDAVSSSGPRNRVITAGLAAVISVLVVTAGLLLERACRIPEDPEETP, from the coding sequence GTGTCCGGCAGTCCCGGGCCGGGCAGGGCTTCCGGCCAGGAGCCGCCCCGTCCCGGCTCGGTGCGGCCGACGTCGCGCTGGCTACTGGTCGCGATCGCCGTCCTCGGGGCGGCGATCGGGCTGACCATGGTGCAGGCGATCGAGTCCGGCGGCGGGGTCGCGCCGACGGTGTCGTTGCTCACACTGGTCGCCTGGGCGTTCCTGGCCGCGCTGCTGTTCGCCGCCGCCCGCAACACCCATCAGCGGATCCAGGTCCGCCGGGAGCGGATCGAGCCGTCGCGCGCGGTTTTCCTGCTGCTGCTCGGAAAAGCGAGCGCATTCGTCGGTGCGTTGTGCACCGGTGTGTACGCAGGGTTCGCGTTATCCTTCCTGGACGCGGTGAGTTCTTCGGGGCCGCGCAACCGGGTGATCACGGCCGGACTGGCGGCGGTGATCTCAGTGCTGGTCGTCACGGCCGGATTGCTGCTCGAACGTGCGTGTCGTATCCCCGAAGACCCCGAAGAGACCCCCTAA
- a CDS encoding NADH-quinone oxidoreductase subunit D codes for MSAERVVGIGAGAAGLDPLYERGGTGTGSEMPTTDMVLNIGPQHPATHGVLRLRLTLDGERIVGCEPIIGYMHRGAEKLFEVRDYRQIIVLANRHDWLSAFSNELGVVLAVERMMGLEVPVRAVWMRTLLAELNRVLNHLMFLGSYPLELGAITPVFYAFRERETIQAVMEELSGGRMHYMFNRVGGLKEDLPYGWLGRASAASAAVRSRLPDIENLVLGNEIFRARTVGVGRLSPELIAAYGVSGPIARASGVDADLRRDEPYLAYDELARDGVLRVVTRSDGDCFGRFAALLEQVKVSLDLIDACLDRLAAMPAGPVNVRLPKILKVPEGQTYAWTENPLGINGYYLVSRGDKTPWRLKLRSASFNNISVLPEMLPGTIVADMIAILGSMFFVVGDIDK; via the coding sequence ATGAGTGCGGAAAGAGTCGTCGGAATCGGCGCCGGAGCGGCCGGGCTGGACCCGCTGTACGAGCGCGGCGGCACCGGTACGGGCTCGGAAATGCCGACCACCGACATGGTGCTCAACATCGGCCCCCAGCACCCCGCCACGCACGGCGTCCTGCGGTTGCGGCTGACCCTGGACGGCGAACGCATCGTCGGCTGCGAACCGATCATCGGCTACATGCACCGCGGCGCGGAGAAGCTGTTCGAGGTGCGCGACTACCGGCAGATCATCGTGCTCGCGAACCGGCACGACTGGCTGTCCGCGTTCTCCAACGAGCTCGGGGTGGTGCTGGCGGTCGAGCGGATGATGGGGCTGGAGGTGCCGGTCCGGGCGGTCTGGATGCGCACCCTGCTGGCCGAGCTGAACCGGGTGCTGAACCACCTGATGTTCCTCGGCTCCTACCCGCTGGAGCTCGGGGCGATCACGCCGGTGTTCTACGCGTTCCGCGAGCGGGAGACGATCCAGGCGGTGATGGAGGAACTGTCCGGCGGCCGGATGCACTACATGTTCAACCGCGTCGGCGGGCTGAAGGAAGACCTGCCGTACGGCTGGCTCGGGCGCGCGTCCGCCGCCTCCGCCGCGGTCCGGAGCCGGCTGCCCGACATCGAGAACCTTGTCCTGGGCAACGAGATCTTCCGGGCCCGGACGGTCGGCGTCGGCCGGTTGTCGCCGGAGCTGATCGCGGCGTACGGGGTGTCCGGGCCGATCGCCCGGGCCTCCGGGGTGGACGCGGACCTGCGGCGGGACGAGCCGTACCTGGCCTACGACGAGCTGGCGCGGGACGGCGTACTGCGGGTGGTGACGCGGTCCGACGGCGACTGCTTCGGGCGGTTCGCCGCGTTGCTGGAGCAGGTGAAGGTGTCGCTCGACCTGATCGACGCCTGCCTGGACCGGCTGGCCGCGATGCCCGCAGGGCCGGTGAACGTGCGGCTGCCGAAGATCCTGAAGGTGCCGGAGGGGCAGACGTACGCCTGGACCGAGAACCCGCTGGGCATCAACGGGTACTACCTGGTGTCCCGCGGCGACAAGACCCCCTGGCGACTGAAGCTGCGGTCCGCCAGCTTCAACAACATCTCGGTGCTGCCGGAGATGCTGCCGGGCACGATCGTGGCGGACATGATCGCGATCCTCGGCAGCATGTTCTTCGTGGTGGGGGACATCGACAAGTAG
- a CDS encoding HAD domain-containing protein → MRPVLFLDVDGPLIPFGGPSPYPSYGAAGADGNPLLARLDPAHGARLTALGCDLVWATTWGAEANEVIAPRLGLPELPFVEWPDAESIGSIHWKTAGLLAWADGRAFAWLDDEITDRDKVWVHRRSAAPALLHRVDPRHGLRAADYTVVRDWLRGLKPAGG, encoded by the coding sequence ATGCGCCCGGTACTCTTCCTCGATGTCGACGGTCCGCTGATCCCGTTCGGCGGCCCCTCGCCCTACCCGTCGTACGGCGCGGCCGGCGCTGACGGCAATCCACTGCTCGCCCGGCTCGATCCAGCACACGGCGCCCGACTGACCGCGCTCGGCTGCGACCTGGTGTGGGCGACGACCTGGGGAGCAGAGGCGAACGAGGTGATCGCTCCCCGTCTCGGCCTGCCGGAGCTGCCCTTCGTCGAGTGGCCGGATGCCGAATCGATCGGCTCGATCCACTGGAAGACCGCAGGTTTGCTGGCCTGGGCCGACGGCCGTGCGTTCGCCTGGCTGGACGACGAGATCACCGACCGCGACAAGGTCTGGGTGCACAGGCGGTCTGCGGCGCCTGCCTTGCTGCATCGGGTGGATCCCCGGCATGGGCTTCGGGCAGCGGACTATACGGTGGTTCGGGATTGGTTACGGGGGCTGAAGCCGGCCGGCGGGTGA
- the folB gene encoding dihydroneopterin aldolase, whose amino-acid sequence MSGPVMPPDVIEIRGIRGFGRHGVFEHERADGQEFVVDVRLELDTRPAAASDDLADTVNYGVVAERVHAAIENDPVDLIETLAQRIADVCLADPRVTGTAVTIHKPSAPITVPFDDVVLTVQRKPGEIS is encoded by the coding sequence ATGAGCGGTCCCGTGATGCCTCCTGACGTGATCGAGATCCGCGGTATCCGTGGCTTCGGCCGGCACGGGGTGTTCGAGCACGAGCGGGCCGACGGGCAGGAGTTCGTCGTCGACGTCCGCCTCGAGCTGGACACCCGGCCCGCCGCCGCCTCGGACGACCTGGCCGACACCGTGAACTACGGCGTCGTCGCCGAACGCGTGCACGCGGCGATCGAGAACGACCCGGTCGACCTGATCGAGACCCTCGCCCAGCGGATCGCGGACGTCTGCCTGGCCGATCCGCGGGTCACCGGCACCGCGGTGACGATCCACAAACCCTCGGCGCCGATCACCGTGCCGTTCGACGATGTTGTCCTGACCGTGCAGCGCAAACCCGGAGAGATTTCGTGA
- a CDS encoding putative quinol monooxygenase, with protein MGILVRVEFVVRDGREQDFAAVVRALAARVAEEPGTLKYDWYQGPGYVVVLEEYTDAAAAIGHNEHVADLLAQLFALADMTLLQLHGDVTPELQKVLDGLPAAQVFPPLG; from the coding sequence ATGGGAATCCTGGTGCGGGTGGAGTTCGTCGTCCGGGACGGGCGCGAGCAGGACTTCGCGGCGGTCGTCCGGGCGTTGGCGGCTCGGGTCGCCGAGGAGCCCGGGACGTTGAAGTACGACTGGTACCAGGGACCGGGGTACGTGGTGGTGCTCGAGGAGTACACCGACGCGGCGGCTGCGATCGGGCACAACGAGCACGTGGCCGATCTGCTCGCGCAGCTTTTCGCGCTGGCCGACATGACGCTGCTGCAGCTGCACGGCGACGTGACGCCGGAGCTGCAGAAGGTGCTGGACGGGCTGCCGGCGGCTCAGGTCTTCCCACCGCTCGGTTAG
- a CDS encoding type II toxin-antitoxin system HipA family toxin, with the protein MAATGDRLPPKVDVWVQIDGRDVLAGQLNSHYGRGAESATFLYDPGYLADPLAYDLEPALPRVAGALHTAVGVSLFHSFADSSPDRWGKVLITKAERQRARTAGATPRTLSEFSYLLGVRDDLRQGAVRFALSGTRTFLADDVTGVPALAELPDLLNLAERTEDDDADLEAIRKLVRAGSSLGGARPKAHVRTEDGAIAIAKFPSRSDAWNVMAWEKIAFDLASAAGIAVPRSQLLKVAGRHVHVIDRFDRAGRLRIGYISAMTMLEAKDGDTGSYLDIASAIEEHSIATSRELRDLWRRIVFSILISNLDDHLRNHGFLRTTHNAWSLSPAFDLNPDPSPGAKYLSTAINDRDTDASLELALDVAEMFRLSQTEAREVVAEVARATARWSEVAARYGQTTQQIDDMSPAFEHSEAHAARHQAS; encoded by the coding sequence GTGGCCGCGACCGGCGACCGTCTGCCGCCGAAGGTCGACGTCTGGGTTCAGATCGATGGCAGAGACGTGTTGGCAGGTCAGCTCAACTCCCACTACGGACGCGGCGCAGAGTCCGCCACCTTCCTGTACGACCCGGGGTATCTCGCCGATCCGTTGGCTTATGACCTCGAGCCGGCTCTGCCCCGGGTCGCCGGCGCGCTCCACACCGCTGTCGGGGTGTCGCTGTTCCACTCGTTCGCCGACAGCTCACCTGACCGTTGGGGCAAGGTTCTCATCACCAAGGCGGAGCGGCAGCGCGCGCGCACGGCAGGCGCCACTCCTCGAACTCTCAGCGAGTTCAGCTACCTCCTCGGCGTTCGCGACGACCTTCGTCAGGGAGCCGTCAGGTTCGCCTTGTCCGGGACCCGGACGTTTCTCGCCGACGACGTCACCGGAGTTCCGGCGCTCGCGGAACTGCCCGACCTGCTGAACCTGGCTGAACGGACCGAGGACGACGACGCTGACCTGGAGGCGATTCGCAAACTGGTCCGCGCGGGCAGTTCGCTGGGTGGCGCGAGACCCAAGGCTCACGTTCGAACCGAGGACGGCGCGATCGCCATCGCGAAGTTTCCGAGCCGGTCGGACGCATGGAACGTGATGGCTTGGGAGAAGATCGCCTTCGACCTGGCGTCCGCCGCGGGCATCGCCGTACCGAGATCGCAATTGCTGAAGGTCGCCGGGCGGCATGTGCACGTCATCGACCGTTTCGATCGGGCCGGGCGGCTGCGCATCGGATACATCAGCGCGATGACGATGCTCGAGGCCAAGGACGGCGACACGGGAAGTTATCTCGACATCGCCTCAGCCATCGAGGAACACTCGATCGCTACCTCTCGTGAACTGCGCGATCTGTGGAGGCGGATCGTCTTTTCCATCCTGATCTCCAACCTCGACGACCATCTGCGCAACCACGGCTTTCTCCGCACCACGCACAACGCCTGGAGTCTGTCGCCCGCCTTCGATCTCAATCCGGATCCGTCACCCGGCGCGAAGTACCTTTCGACTGCCATCAACGACCGCGACACGGACGCCAGCCTGGAGCTGGCCTTGGACGTCGCCGAAATGTTCCGTCTCAGCCAGACCGAAGCACGTGAGGTCGTTGCCGAGGTTGCCAGAGCCACCGCGCGATGGAGCGAGGTCGCCGCGCGGTACGGCCAGACCACACAGCAGATCGACGACATGTCGCCGGCGTTCGAGCATTCGGAGGCCCACGCCGCGCGTCATCAGGCGAGCTGA
- the folP gene encoding dihydropteroate synthase — MGVVNVTPDSFSDGGEWFEPSAAIEHGRELLAEGADLLDVGGESTRPGAQRPAPAEEIRRVLPVIEALAADGALISVDTMRADVAALALDAGAVMVNDVSGGLADPDMLPLVADRGTPYVCMHWRGHSADMQDRARYDDVVAEVVAELAVRLEAIAAAGIDLARVALDPGLGFAKNADHNWEVLRRLREFAVLERPLLIGASRKAFLGRLLADEETGEPRPAVRRDDASAAVSALAAASGAWCVRAHAVAPSVDAVRVASRWGAV; from the coding sequence ATGGGTGTCGTCAACGTGACCCCGGACTCGTTCTCCGACGGCGGGGAGTGGTTCGAGCCGTCCGCGGCGATCGAGCACGGGCGGGAACTGCTGGCCGAGGGTGCCGACCTGCTCGACGTCGGCGGGGAGTCCACCCGGCCCGGGGCGCAGCGGCCCGCGCCGGCCGAGGAGATCCGCCGGGTGCTGCCGGTGATCGAGGCGCTGGCGGCCGACGGCGCGCTGATCTCGGTCGACACCATGCGCGCCGACGTGGCCGCGCTGGCCCTGGACGCGGGCGCGGTGATGGTGAACGACGTGTCCGGCGGACTGGCCGATCCCGACATGCTGCCGCTGGTGGCCGACCGCGGTACGCCGTACGTGTGCATGCACTGGCGCGGGCACTCGGCCGACATGCAGGACCGCGCCCGGTACGACGACGTGGTGGCCGAGGTGGTCGCCGAGCTGGCGGTCCGGCTGGAGGCGATCGCGGCGGCCGGCATCGACCTGGCCAGGGTCGCGCTGGACCCGGGCCTGGGGTTCGCGAAGAACGCGGACCACAACTGGGAGGTGCTGCGCCGGCTGCGCGAGTTCGCCGTGCTGGAGCGGCCGCTGCTGATCGGTGCGTCCCGCAAGGCGTTCCTCGGTAGGCTGCTCGCCGACGAGGAGACCGGTGAGCCTAGGCCGGCCGTACGACGAGACGACGCGAGCGCTGCTGTCTCCGCCCTCGCTGCCGCGAGCGGGGCCTGGTGCGTCCGGGCCCACGCGGTGGCACCGAGTGTGGACGCGGTCCGGGTGGCGAGCAGGTGGGGAGCGGTATGA
- the folE gene encoding GTP cyclohydrolase I FolE, translating into MPAGCAAPVTSPKFDHERAERAVRELLIAIGEDPDREGLKETPARVARSYEEITAGLGLTASDVLTTTFDLGHDEMILVKDIEVWSLCEHHLVPFTGVAHVGYIPNPDGRITGLSKLARLVDVYAKRPQVQERLTTQVAESLVELLQPRGVIVVIECEHLCMTMRGVRKPGARTITSAVRGQLRNPSTRAEAMSLIVG; encoded by the coding sequence GTGCCGGCCGGCTGCGCGGCGCCCGTGACGTCGCCGAAGTTCGACCACGAGCGGGCCGAGCGGGCGGTCCGGGAGCTGCTGATCGCGATCGGCGAGGACCCGGACCGCGAAGGACTGAAGGAGACCCCGGCCCGGGTGGCTCGCTCGTACGAGGAGATCACCGCCGGGCTGGGGCTCACCGCGTCGGACGTGCTGACCACGACGTTCGACCTCGGCCACGACGAGATGATCCTGGTCAAGGACATCGAGGTCTGGTCGCTGTGCGAGCACCATCTGGTGCCTTTCACCGGGGTCGCGCACGTCGGCTACATCCCCAACCCGGACGGCCGGATCACCGGCCTGTCCAAGCTGGCCCGGCTGGTCGACGTCTACGCCAAGCGCCCGCAGGTCCAGGAGCGGCTGACCACCCAGGTCGCCGAGTCCCTGGTCGAGCTGCTGCAGCCGCGCGGGGTGATCGTGGTGATCGAGTGCGAGCACCTCTGCATGACGATGCGCGGCGTGCGCAAACCCGGCGCCAGAACCATCACCTCCGCCGTCCGCGGCCAGCTCCGCAACCCCTCCACCCGCGCCGAAGCCATGAGCCTCATCGTCGGCTGA
- a CDS encoding class I SAM-dependent methyltransferase: MSASSIEQPADLELVRTSYDRVADNYVEMNLGDITTYPWLRSAMDGFAASVRGLGPVLDVGCGPGDVTAYLAEHGLDVSGVDLSPRMIEHARRLYPGQRFAVASATELELAESSLGGILGWWSLFNLPRHVLPSVIQSFARALVPGGQVIIATHKGDGEIVRTEAYGAVPVSWTTYLWQPDDLWAILAAAGLEPVAELRLTQSVAGVPSLVLVAQRNGQ, encoded by the coding sequence ATGAGCGCCTCCTCCATCGAGCAACCCGCTGACCTCGAGCTGGTTCGGACCTCCTACGACCGGGTCGCCGACAACTACGTCGAGATGAACCTCGGGGACATCACCACCTATCCCTGGCTGCGGTCCGCGATGGACGGGTTCGCGGCCTCGGTGCGCGGGCTGGGGCCGGTGCTGGACGTCGGATGCGGGCCGGGCGACGTGACCGCCTACCTGGCCGAGCACGGGCTCGACGTCTCCGGGGTGGACCTCTCGCCGCGGATGATCGAGCACGCGCGGCGGCTGTACCCGGGGCAGCGGTTCGCCGTGGCGTCGGCCACCGAGCTGGAGCTGGCGGAGTCGTCCCTCGGGGGGATTCTCGGGTGGTGGTCACTGTTCAACCTGCCGCGGCACGTTCTTCCGTCGGTGATCCAGTCCTTCGCCCGCGCGCTGGTACCGGGCGGGCAGGTCATCATCGCGACCCACAAGGGTGACGGTGAGATCGTGCGGACCGAGGCGTACGGCGCGGTGCCGGTTTCCTGGACCACCTACCTGTGGCAGCCGGACGACCTCTGGGCCATCTTGGCTGCGGCGGGTCTCGAGCCGGTGGCTGAGCTGCGGCTCACGCAGAGTGTGGCGGGCGTTCCCTCGTTGGTGCTCGTTGCGCAGCGCAACGGGCAGTAG
- a CDS encoding S1 family peptidase gives MSGRCLVGVALTGIVALTAAGLVAANGAEADERSGTARAGRTMAPDPELLQQERIVKAGTVETQLGSRVIGSYLSDAGDVVVAVSDQATAGLVRAIGAVPKLVRFTAEELRSVQRDLDHLAVGSSAGKVKSWYVDPITGTVVVTVPTGARDAITKRFLRRAQANGDRVTVRTSPGELTTTQDDFGLLGGLQVDKNTGYTCSLGFNARTDDGTRIFLTAGHCTAGKPSFSRNGYILGDTRSSSYPGNDFGTVTVIDGWDQRGYVERWGDTDVPIKGQTGVTVGASVCKSGKTTRWTCGRVVAKNVTVNYGSNQVVKGMYKHTACVQTGDSGGANLTSGYALGITSGAALISGECLQKRGQANESYSQPIGEALAASGASLVLG, from the coding sequence ATGTCAGGGCGTTGCCTGGTCGGCGTCGCACTCACCGGGATCGTCGCGTTGACGGCCGCCGGGCTGGTCGCGGCGAACGGCGCCGAGGCCGACGAGCGGAGCGGGACGGCGCGGGCGGGCCGCACGATGGCCCCCGACCCGGAGCTGCTCCAGCAGGAGCGCATCGTCAAGGCCGGCACGGTGGAGACCCAGCTCGGGTCCCGGGTGATCGGCAGCTATCTCAGTGACGCGGGTGACGTCGTCGTCGCGGTCTCGGACCAGGCCACCGCCGGGCTGGTCCGGGCGATCGGCGCGGTGCCGAAGCTGGTCCGGTTCACGGCCGAGGAGCTGCGCTCGGTGCAGCGCGACCTCGACCACCTGGCCGTCGGATCCAGCGCCGGCAAGGTCAAGTCCTGGTACGTCGACCCGATCACCGGCACCGTCGTGGTCACCGTGCCGACCGGCGCCCGGGACGCGATCACCAAACGGTTCCTGCGCCGCGCCCAGGCCAACGGCGACCGGGTCACGGTGCGCACGTCCCCGGGCGAGCTCACCACCACCCAGGACGACTTCGGTCTGCTCGGCGGGCTCCAGGTCGACAAGAACACCGGGTACACCTGCTCCCTGGGCTTCAACGCCCGGACCGACGACGGCACCCGAATCTTCCTGACCGCCGGGCACTGCACGGCCGGCAAGCCGTCGTTCTCCCGCAACGGCTACATCCTCGGCGACACCCGCAGCTCGAGCTACCCGGGCAACGACTTCGGCACCGTCACGGTGATCGACGGCTGGGACCAGCGCGGCTACGTCGAGCGCTGGGGCGACACCGACGTACCGATCAAGGGCCAGACCGGCGTCACCGTCGGCGCCTCGGTCTGCAAGTCCGGCAAGACCACCCGCTGGACCTGCGGCCGGGTGGTCGCGAAGAACGTGACCGTCAACTACGGCAGCAACCAGGTCGTCAAGGGCATGTACAAGCACACCGCCTGCGTCCAGACCGGCGACTCCGGCGGCGCCAACCTGACCAGCGGCTACGCGCTCGGCATCACCAGTGGCGCGGCGCTGATCAGCGGCGAGTGCCTGCAGAAGCGCGGCCAGGCGAACGAGTCCTACTCCCAACCGATCGGTGAGGCGCTGGCAGCAAGCGGCGCCTCATTGGTACTGGGTTAG
- a CDS encoding inositol monophosphatase family protein, translating into MTDLPRLLEIAEGAVAIAADLVESRPPGAVHSKGDRDMASDTDIAVEQAVRAHLAKETPQIAFLGEEEGAHPGEGELSWVLDPIDGTVNYLHGVPLWGISLGLVAGTSQRLGVLHFPRLGTRYTAAEGLGAFRNGEAIRVSRCEQLSEALVMAGDFAVGADAAARNRPRTALIDLLVPRVQRIRMLGTAALHLALVADGSLDASIMFSNKPWDTSAGVIIAREAGAIVVDVDGSPHDVASGATIALSPGIAEELLPLI; encoded by the coding sequence GTGACCGACCTGCCGCGCCTGCTGGAGATCGCCGAAGGGGCGGTGGCGATCGCCGCTGACCTGGTGGAGTCGCGCCCGCCCGGCGCTGTGCACTCCAAGGGCGACCGCGACATGGCCTCCGACACCGACATCGCGGTCGAGCAGGCGGTCCGGGCGCACCTGGCGAAGGAGACGCCGCAGATCGCGTTTCTCGGCGAGGAGGAAGGCGCTCATCCGGGCGAGGGGGAGCTGTCCTGGGTGCTCGACCCGATCGACGGCACCGTCAACTACCTCCACGGCGTACCGCTCTGGGGCATCTCGCTGGGCCTGGTCGCCGGGACGTCGCAACGCCTCGGCGTTCTCCACTTCCCGCGCCTCGGCACCCGCTACACCGCGGCCGAGGGCCTGGGGGCCTTCCGCAACGGCGAGGCGATCCGGGTCAGCCGCTGCGAGCAGCTCTCCGAGGCCCTGGTGATGGCCGGCGACTTCGCCGTCGGCGCAGACGCAGCCGCGAGGAACCGCCCGCGGACGGCCCTGATCGACCTGCTCGTCCCGCGGGTGCAACGCATCCGCATGCTCGGTACGGCGGCCCTGCACCTGGCGCTGGTCGCCGACGGCAGCCTCGACGCGTCGATCATGTTCAGCAACAAGCCCTGGGACACCAGCGCCGGCGTGATCATCGCCCGCGAGGCCGGCGCGATCGTCGTCGACGTCGACGGCTCACCCCACGACGTCGCCTCCGGCGCCACCATCGCGCTGTCCCCGGGGATCGCCGAGGAGCTGCTCCCGTTGATCTAG